The following proteins are co-located in the Phocoena phocoena chromosome 1, mPhoPho1.1, whole genome shotgun sequence genome:
- the LOC136120191 gene encoding transcription initiation factor IIA subunit 2-like, producing the protein MAHQLHRNTTLGNSLQESLDELIQSQQITRQLALQVLLQFDKPIYSVLVQKVRNRVNSRGSLNTYRFCDNVWTFVLNDVEFREVTELDKVKIVASCDGKNTGSNTTE; encoded by the exons ATGGCACATCAGTTGCACAGAAAtaccactttgggaaacagtcttCAGGAGAGCCTCGATGAGCTCATACAATCTCAACAGATTACCCGCCAACTTGCCCTTCAAGTTTTACTTCAGTTTGATAAGCCTATATATTCAGTGTTGGTACAGAAGGTCAGGAACAGAGTCAATTCCAGG GGCTCTCTTAATACATACAGATTCTGCGATAATGTATGGACTTTTGTATTGAATGACGTTGAATTCAGAGAGGTGACAGAACTTGATAAAGTGAAAATTGTAGCCT CCTGCGATGGTAAAAATACTGGCTCCAATACTACggaatga